A part of Marinomonas rhizomae genomic DNA contains:
- the thiB gene encoding thiamine ABC transporter substrate binding subunit — MKPFSLSSLFSAAAVSLSVVISPVTLATDTLNVYTYDSFASDWGPGPKIKANFEKECGCKVNFVALDSSVGILSRVQLEGKSSQADVLLGLDLNLMEAAKQTGLLMDHNVDTSAVTIAGGWSNKTFVPFDQGHFAFVYNSETLANPPRSLKDVVDNQDLRVIYQDPRTSTPGLGLLLWMKSVYGDNAADAWERLSSHTVTVTKGWSDAYGLFLKGEADVVLSYTTSPAYHIVAEGENKYKAATASEGLYPQIEVAAMMKDAPHPALAKRFMQFILQPGFQSTVATGNWMLPVVKLDEKLPAAFDSALKPTNNLVLPAKDVAQYRKAWINEWLNATTR, encoded by the coding sequence TTGAAACCCTTTTCTTTATCCTCTCTTTTTTCTGCGGCTGCCGTTAGTCTTAGTGTGGTTATTTCGCCTGTAACATTGGCGACTGACACTCTAAATGTTTATACCTATGATTCGTTTGCATCTGACTGGGGGCCTGGTCCTAAGATAAAAGCTAATTTTGAGAAAGAGTGCGGCTGTAAAGTAAATTTTGTTGCGTTGGATTCTTCGGTTGGTATCTTGTCTCGTGTGCAGCTGGAAGGTAAATCGTCACAAGCAGATGTGCTTTTGGGACTAGATCTCAATCTAATGGAAGCAGCAAAGCAAACAGGCTTATTAATGGATCATAATGTTGATACTTCTGCCGTGACGATTGCTGGTGGCTGGTCTAATAAGACCTTTGTGCCATTTGATCAAGGTCATTTCGCCTTTGTTTACAACTCTGAAACGCTTGCAAACCCACCAAGGAGTTTGAAAGACGTAGTAGATAACCAAGATTTACGAGTGATTTATCAGGACCCTCGTACTAGTACACCGGGGCTTGGTTTATTGCTATGGATGAAATCTGTTTATGGGGACAATGCTGCAGATGCCTGGGAGCGCCTGTCTTCTCATACAGTAACGGTCACGAAAGGCTGGTCCGATGCATACGGTTTATTCTTGAAAGGCGAGGCGGATGTAGTGTTGAGTTACACGACTTCTCCTGCTTACCACATTGTTGCCGAAGGTGAGAATAAGTATAAAGCTGCAACTGCTAGTGAAGGGCTTTACCCACAAATTGAAGTGGCCGCTATGATGAAAGATGCACCTCATCCCGCGTTGGCTAAGCGTTTTATGCAGTTTATTCTACAGCCAGGATTTCAATCGACTGTCGCTACGGGGAACTGGATGTTGCCAGTGGTTAAGCTTGATGAGAAATTGCCAGCGGCTTTTGATAGTGCTTTAAAGCCTACAAACAATTTGGTCTTGCCAGCAAAAGACGTCGCGCAGTATCGAAAAGCGTGGATTAATGAGTGGTTAAATGCCACGACTCGATAA
- a CDS encoding adenylyltransferase/cytidyltransferase family protein → MKKIGYTTGVFDLFHIGHLNVLKRAKLECDYLIVGVSTDELCMEAKNKKPVIPFQERMEIVEAIKFVDEVVPQVNYDKEEAWNNLKFDKMFVGDDWKGSDKWNKLEEDFKKLNVEIHYFSYTSHTSSTKLREILDKI, encoded by the coding sequence ATGAAGAAAATAGGTTATACCACAGGTGTTTTTGATTTGTTTCATATCGGGCATTTGAACGTTCTGAAAAGAGCGAAATTAGAATGTGATTATTTAATCGTAGGTGTCTCAACTGACGAATTGTGTATGGAAGCAAAAAATAAGAAGCCTGTTATTCCATTTCAAGAGCGCATGGAAATTGTTGAGGCTATTAAGTTTGTCGATGAGGTAGTACCGCAAGTTAACTACGATAAGGAAGAGGCTTGGAACAATCTAAAATTTGACAAAATGTTTGTTGGTGATGATTGGAAGGGAAGTGATAAGTGGAATAAACTAGAAGAAGACTTTAAAAAGCTAAATGTCGAAATACATTATTTTTCATATACTTCTCATACCTCAAGCACCAAGCTGAGAGAGATTTTAGATAAAATCTGA
- a CDS encoding CDP-glycerol glycerophosphotransferase family protein — translation MKVIFDTKSLYYLPQYLPVNKELNAIGITTIFVFYEGIHDSIIKQLALDSDLYSIWVKNEEEAVDFYEKEQADWVFFANSFPYLDRVHQVSKSAQLGHGIGPKASYYSKSRHSMSVRFVEGDYRKKRLESMFPDDEFVDVGFCKMDPILNGELSKDDLLKRYGLNKQRLTILYAPTFYPSSIEKFPKDWPADFQGYNVIIKPHYFSISKKQYSKQLGLLNRWSKFENVYLAKTEDYSLLPFLEVADVLVSDASSALFEFALLNKPVIWCDFLKLRWNYRGIFSYKFKRRMDQDYGDYAAIAVHSKKYQDLKRLVEEQLENPKELESIRLELSEKLAGKLDGCSSKRIVEYLTKKI, via the coding sequence ATGAAAGTAATATTTGATACTAAAAGCTTATATTATTTGCCACAATATCTACCTGTTAATAAAGAGTTGAATGCGATTGGTATTACTACGATATTTGTTTTTTATGAAGGTATCCATGACTCTATTATTAAACAGTTGGCTTTAGACAGTGACCTCTATTCTATATGGGTTAAGAATGAAGAAGAAGCTGTTGATTTTTATGAAAAAGAGCAGGCTGATTGGGTGTTTTTTGCCAATTCTTTCCCTTACCTTGATAGAGTGCATCAGGTTTCTAAATCCGCACAATTAGGCCATGGAATTGGCCCCAAGGCTAGCTACTACAGTAAGTCTAGGCATTCAATGAGTGTCAGGTTTGTTGAGGGGGACTACCGCAAGAAGCGCTTAGAAAGTATGTTTCCTGATGATGAATTTGTGGACGTTGGTTTTTGTAAAATGGATCCCATTTTGAATGGTGAACTATCTAAAGACGACTTGCTCAAACGATATGGCCTTAACAAGCAACGGTTAACTATTTTGTATGCGCCAACCTTTTATCCTAGCAGTATTGAAAAATTCCCCAAGGACTGGCCAGCTGATTTTCAGGGCTATAATGTTATTATTAAGCCTCACTATTTTTCAATTAGTAAGAAGCAGTATAGTAAACAACTAGGTCTTTTAAACAGGTGGTCTAAATTTGAAAATGTCTACTTAGCTAAAACTGAAGATTATTCACTGTTACCATTTTTAGAGGTGGCTGATGTACTTGTTAGTGATGCTTCTTCAGCACTGTTTGAATTTGCGTTGCTTAATAAACCTGTGATTTGGTGCGATTTTTTGAAGTTGAGATGGAATTATCGCGGCATTTTTTCATACAAGTTTAAGCGACGTATGGACCAAGATTATGGGGATTATGCTGCAATTGCAGTTCATTCTAAAAAATACCAAGATCTTAAGCGTTTGGTAGAAGAGCAGTTAGAAAACCCTAAAGAGCTAGAGTCAATTAGATTGGAGCTATCTGAGAAATTAGCTGGAAAGCTGGACGGGTGCTCGAGTAAGAGAATTGTTGAGTACTTAACGAAAAAAATATAA
- the hldE gene encoding bifunctional D-glycero-beta-D-manno-heptose-7-phosphate kinase/D-glycero-beta-D-manno-heptose 1-phosphate adenylyltransferase HldE: MNSSYLNFNDKHVLVVGDVMLDRYWHGGTSRISPEAPVQVVKVSNIEDRPGGAANVALGLAKLGVPVTLIGVVGNDENADILARCLEMAGVNCRFVKSETLPTITKLRVMSRHQQLIRLDFEEREDSLSQNKALAQVVAECLPQSDAVIFSDYAKGCLADVQSLIQLSNDANVPSFVDPKGDDFSIYQGATLVKPNFVEFETIVGQCATDSEVQKKGELLRKQFSWGALLVTRGEDGLVLFEEGCVPFSLATTAKEVYDVTGAGDTVIAVLTAIYVTSKRFKDAVEYANQAAGFVVGKLGTASITADQLAGIMYQRSHSTNFGVLSPTDLLEQIKLAQVSGEKVVFTNGCFDILHPGHIAYMKQAKGLGDRLVVAVNTDASVKRLKGEKRPINNLVHRMAVLEGVGAIDWVTWFDEDTPKELIEMLSPDVLVKGGDYTIDTIVGASHVLERGGEVKVLTFVDGYSTSSIIEKANL; this comes from the coding sequence ATGAATTCATCCTATTTGAACTTTAACGATAAGCATGTCCTTGTGGTTGGCGATGTAATGTTAGACCGCTATTGGCATGGTGGAACTTCCCGTATTTCTCCTGAAGCACCGGTTCAAGTCGTAAAAGTATCTAACATTGAAGATAGGCCGGGTGGCGCCGCAAACGTTGCACTTGGGCTAGCTAAACTCGGTGTGCCAGTGACCCTTATTGGCGTGGTTGGTAATGATGAGAATGCCGATATATTAGCTCGTTGTTTAGAGATGGCTGGTGTCAATTGTCGTTTTGTTAAGTCAGAAACATTGCCGACTATTACTAAACTGCGGGTAATGAGCCGTCATCAACAGCTCATACGTTTAGATTTCGAAGAGCGTGAAGATAGCCTCTCGCAAAATAAAGCATTGGCGCAAGTGGTTGCAGAGTGTTTACCTCAATCTGATGCTGTTATTTTTTCTGATTATGCAAAAGGTTGTCTTGCGGACGTTCAATCTTTGATCCAACTTTCAAATGATGCCAATGTCCCCAGTTTTGTTGACCCTAAAGGGGATGACTTTTCTATTTACCAAGGGGCGACATTGGTAAAACCGAATTTCGTTGAGTTTGAAACCATTGTTGGGCAATGTGCCACGGACTCCGAGGTTCAAAAGAAAGGTGAGCTTCTACGAAAACAATTTAGTTGGGGAGCTTTGCTTGTCACCCGCGGAGAAGACGGGTTAGTACTTTTTGAAGAGGGTTGCGTGCCGTTCTCTTTGGCAACGACTGCTAAGGAAGTTTACGATGTTACTGGCGCAGGTGACACTGTTATTGCTGTATTAACCGCAATATATGTTACGAGTAAGCGCTTTAAAGATGCGGTTGAATACGCGAATCAAGCGGCTGGATTTGTGGTCGGAAAATTAGGCACAGCATCCATTACAGCCGATCAGCTAGCTGGTATTATGTATCAGCGTTCACATTCAACGAATTTTGGTGTCTTGTCTCCTACAGATTTACTAGAGCAAATTAAGCTCGCTCAAGTGAGTGGCGAAAAAGTTGTGTTTACGAATGGCTGCTTTGATATTCTCCACCCTGGTCATATTGCTTATATGAAGCAAGCAAAAGGCTTGGGTGACAGGTTAGTTGTTGCTGTTAATACGGATGCATCTGTAAAACGCCTCAAAGGTGAAAAGCGTCCTATTAATAACCTAGTTCATCGCATGGCTGTATTAGAAGGAGTTGGTGCTATCGATTGGGTAACTTGGTTTGATGAAGATACTCCTAAAGAGCTTATAGAGATGCTATCGCCAGACGTTCTTGTTAAAGGGGGGGATTACACCATTGACACTATTGTAGGGGCATCTCATGTGCTTGAACGAGGCGGAGAAGTAAAAGTTTTAACCTTTGTAGACGGTTATTCCACCTCATCTATTATTGAAAAAGCGAATTTGTAA
- a CDS encoding 3-deoxy-D-manno-octulosonic acid transferase produces the protein MWLYRSLLVLLTPVILSKIRRFKKTYKHYRAKEAFGFWSSVEADLWIHCASVGEVLAVRPLVLQWREKYPTQKLLITTMTPTGAEQVVKTFPFAEHRYLPMDWRSSVKRALKKLTCKHLLIVETELWPNLLQLAKYKGLRVEVVNARLSDRSFLRYKKFSTISKSLFALPDCFLAHAQADAVRFEELGAKKVLVTGSIKFDLAVPPEVFQANWRGQLGARFIWVGGSTHRGEDEMLLRIHKVLLQKYPDALLILVPRHPERFEAVQSLAKQYFDRVALRTQTSLDQWTNFEVVVGDSMGELMHYYQASDLAFVGGSLIKRGGHNPIEPALLGKAILVGPYTFNFLDITEQLLQVNGAIRCQDEAQLEKVVIDLAGQSSQRFRLGQAALRFAEKNQGAVTRVLAEIDFR, from the coding sequence ATGTGGCTATACCGTTCTTTATTGGTGTTATTAACGCCGGTTATTTTATCGAAAATACGGCGTTTTAAGAAAACCTATAAACATTATCGTGCAAAAGAAGCCTTTGGCTTTTGGTCTTCTGTTGAAGCGGATTTATGGATTCATTGTGCGTCTGTGGGGGAGGTACTGGCCGTTCGTCCTTTGGTGCTTCAGTGGCGTGAAAAGTATCCTACGCAAAAATTGTTAATTACTACAATGACACCAACGGGTGCAGAGCAAGTGGTTAAAACCTTCCCTTTTGCTGAGCATCGATATTTGCCAATGGACTGGCGCTCAAGTGTTAAAAGGGCGCTGAAAAAGCTGACTTGCAAACATTTATTGATTGTTGAAACTGAGCTTTGGCCAAACTTGTTGCAACTCGCTAAGTATAAAGGTCTGCGTGTTGAAGTTGTGAACGCACGCCTTAGTGATCGTTCTTTTCTACGTTATAAAAAGTTTTCGACTATTTCTAAGTCTTTGTTTGCCTTGCCTGACTGCTTTCTGGCTCATGCCCAAGCTGATGCTGTGCGCTTTGAAGAGTTGGGAGCGAAGAAAGTATTGGTGACAGGAAGTATCAAATTTGATCTTGCTGTCCCCCCTGAAGTATTCCAAGCCAATTGGCGTGGGCAATTAGGGGCTCGTTTTATCTGGGTGGGAGGCAGTACTCACCGAGGTGAGGATGAAATGCTCTTGCGTATTCATAAGGTGCTCTTACAGAAGTACCCTGATGCGTTATTGATACTGGTTCCTCGTCATCCCGAACGTTTTGAAGCCGTGCAAAGTTTGGCAAAACAGTATTTTGATCGAGTTGCGCTTCGCACTCAAACATCTCTCGATCAATGGACTAACTTCGAAGTGGTGGTCGGAGATTCTATGGGGGAGTTGATGCATTATTATCAAGCATCTGACTTGGCGTTTGTTGGTGGTAGCTTAATTAAGCGCGGTGGACATAACCCTATTGAGCCGGCTTTACTTGGTAAAGCTATTTTGGTTGGACCATATACCTTTAACTTTTTAGATATTACCGAACAGCTTTTACAGGTAAATGGCGCGATTCGTTGCCAAGACGAGGCGCAATTAGAGAAAGTTGTCATTGATCTAGCGGGGCAGTCGTCTCAGCGCTTCCGTCTTGGACAAGCTGCATTGCGTTTCGCAGAAAAAAACCAAGGAGCTGTTACTAGAGTGCTTGCCGAAATAGACTTCCGTTGA
- a CDS encoding glycosyltransferase family 2 protein — protein MKTSIVFTTYNSPAWLEKVLWGFFEQTAKDFEIVIADDGSREDTRDLIERMKGETAIPIKHVWQEDDGFQKCRILNKAIIASEGEYLIFTDGDCIPRKDFVEQHLRLSEPNTYLSGGYFKLPMDISQAITKEDVVSQKAFDVDWLVSMGLKKTHKTMKLTASGAWASFLNKISPARPTWNGHSASCYKKHILAVNGFEETMQYGGQDCEFGDRLVNNGLKAKRIRYSAVCVHLDHKRGYITPEMLANSKAIRQDTKKNKVIKARVGLDSHK, from the coding sequence ATGAAAACTAGCATAGTCTTTACAACCTATAACTCACCAGCTTGGTTAGAGAAAGTCCTTTGGGGATTTTTCGAACAAACAGCCAAAGACTTTGAAATAGTCATTGCCGATGATGGGTCAAGAGAAGATACACGCGATCTTATCGAAAGAATGAAAGGGGAAACAGCTATCCCTATTAAGCATGTGTGGCAAGAAGATGATGGCTTTCAGAAATGCCGAATCTTAAACAAAGCCATTATTGCCTCTGAAGGCGAATACCTTATTTTTACCGATGGCGATTGCATCCCAAGAAAAGATTTTGTTGAGCAGCACTTGAGACTTTCTGAGCCTAACACATACTTATCTGGTGGTTACTTCAAGCTACCAATGGATATAAGCCAAGCAATCACGAAAGAAGACGTTGTCTCTCAAAAAGCATTTGATGTGGACTGGTTGGTTAGCATGGGGTTAAAGAAAACACATAAAACAATGAAACTAACTGCGTCTGGAGCTTGGGCTTCATTTCTAAATAAAATAAGCCCAGCCCGCCCAACGTGGAATGGACACAGCGCTTCTTGTTACAAAAAACATATTTTGGCCGTGAATGGCTTTGAAGAAACTATGCAATACGGTGGACAAGATTGTGAATTTGGCGACCGCCTTGTTAACAATGGTCTAAAAGCCAAACGGATTAGATACTCTGCGGTGTGTGTACACTTAGACCACAAACGCGGATACATTACCCCTGAAATGCTTGCAAATAGCAAAGCAATAAGACAAGACACAAAGAAAAACAAGGTTATAAAAGCGAGAGTTGGGTTAGATAGTCACAAATAA
- the msbA gene encoding lipid A export permease/ATP-binding protein MsbA, translated as MQDKASPPSPEQPSKQAPQSGARVYFRLLGYVKSSWLYLLLSVLGYVMYSAMEPALAALLKHIVDVVSEGKITESRLLIPLAILGIFVVRGIGTFLGGYFMAQVANKVVFDLRTSMFNKLVLLPSSYYHSIPTGRLLAKLTYDTEQVIGSITQAIRVILREGLTVVGLLGYMIYMNWRLSLLFLLVVPLIGLVVSYASKRFRRLSTRIQNAMGGVTDVASEAIKGHEVVKIFGGSRYETERFYKAAFENRRSQLKMEKTKALNVPIVQFILAFAMAVLIWFALSPSISSNMTPGDFIAFLTAAGMLGKPIRQLTDVNSVLQKGIAASHSIFDFLDMEEEADNGTVSIDRLKGNIEWKSMSFKYPNAEKRALKNINLSLPAGKTLALVGRSGSGKSTMANLIPRFYDIDDGSLSIDGILINDYKLTELRSNIALVNQQVVLFNGTIRDNIAYGYLRDSAEEDVIEAAKAANAWGFIQELDEGLDTMVGENGVLLSGGQRQRIAIARAILKNAPILILDEATSALDTESERAIQSALDNLMENRTTIAIAHRLSTIENADIIAVVDHGEIIEQGSHSELLALDGAYAQLHNQQFSETPA; from the coding sequence ATGCAAGATAAAGCGTCTCCGCCTTCTCCAGAACAGCCAAGTAAGCAAGCACCTCAATCTGGTGCAAGAGTATATTTTCGGTTGCTTGGATATGTTAAATCCTCTTGGTTATATTTATTGCTGAGTGTTCTTGGCTATGTAATGTATTCCGCGATGGAACCTGCTTTGGCTGCATTACTTAAGCATATTGTTGATGTCGTATCCGAAGGGAAAATAACAGAAAGTCGTTTACTAATACCTCTAGCCATTTTAGGTATCTTTGTTGTACGTGGAATAGGGACTTTTCTCGGTGGCTATTTTATGGCGCAAGTGGCTAATAAGGTTGTATTTGACTTGCGTACCAGCATGTTTAATAAGCTTGTACTTTTACCGTCGAGCTATTATCACTCCATTCCTACCGGTCGATTACTGGCAAAATTAACTTATGATACTGAACAGGTCATTGGCTCTATAACTCAGGCCATACGAGTGATTTTACGTGAAGGCCTAACCGTAGTCGGTTTGTTGGGTTATATGATCTATATGAACTGGCGCTTGTCTCTATTGTTCTTGCTGGTCGTGCCTTTAATCGGTTTGGTTGTTTCTTATGCTTCTAAGCGATTTCGTAGACTCAGCACTCGAATTCAAAATGCAATGGGTGGTGTTACTGATGTTGCTTCAGAGGCGATTAAAGGTCATGAGGTGGTCAAAATATTTGGCGGAAGTCGCTATGAAACAGAGCGATTTTATAAAGCCGCTTTTGAAAACAGGCGTTCGCAGCTAAAAATGGAGAAGACGAAAGCGTTGAATGTACCTATTGTACAATTTATCCTGGCCTTTGCTATGGCTGTTTTGATTTGGTTTGCCTTGAGTCCTTCTATTAGCTCAAATATGACTCCAGGGGATTTTATTGCCTTTCTTACGGCGGCGGGTATGTTGGGCAAACCTATTCGTCAGTTGACGGATGTGAATAGTGTTTTGCAAAAAGGCATTGCCGCTTCCCATAGTATTTTCGATTTCCTTGATATGGAAGAGGAAGCAGATAACGGCACTGTTTCAATTGATCGTTTGAAGGGCAACATCGAATGGAAGTCGATGTCATTCAAATATCCGAACGCTGAAAAGCGAGCGTTAAAGAATATAAATTTATCATTGCCTGCTGGAAAAACGTTGGCTTTAGTTGGTCGCTCTGGTAGCGGGAAATCAACAATGGCGAACCTTATCCCGCGCTTTTATGATATTGACGATGGATCTTTGAGTATCGACGGTATCCTAATTAATGATTATAAGCTGACGGAATTGCGTTCTAATATTGCTTTGGTAAATCAACAGGTGGTGCTATTTAATGGCACGATTAGGGATAATATCGCCTATGGCTATTTGCGTGATAGCGCTGAAGAAGATGTTATTGAGGCGGCAAAGGCGGCAAATGCTTGGGGCTTTATTCAAGAGCTTGACGAAGGTTTGGATACCATGGTTGGTGAAAATGGTGTGCTTTTATCTGGAGGTCAGCGTCAACGTATTGCGATAGCGAGAGCTATATTGAAAAATGCGCCTATTTTGATTCTGGATGAAGCAACATCTGCATTGGATACGGAATCGGAGCGAGCCATTCAATCTGCTCTAGATAATCTAATGGAAAATCGTACTACGATCGCGATCGCTCACCGACTCTCGACGATTGAAAATGCCGATATTATTGCGGTGGTGGACCATGGAGAGATTATCGAGCAAGGCTCGCATAGTGAGTTACTGGCGTTAGATGGCGCTTATGCGCAGCTTCACAATCAGCAATTCAGTGAGACTCCAGCTTAA
- a CDS encoding AGE family epimerase/isomerase: MLNTALAICRSFVFEQLLQNWSIYGIHKELGFSYESMTHKWENNPVGRIRLLTQCRQLYTFSHACQIKATPEWQVLLTPLFDFIISHYFLEERWIFSLNDDLTVKDKQSDAYAIAFVLLAFSHYYKATNDERALQYMKKTHQFLLDNMQAESGGFYESYPVDDKQIRRQNPHMHLLEGYVAAFEATQDEDYKKAIKDLLSIALAHFYHKETKTLREFFSADWSLDPQTGHQVEPGHHLEWVWLLYQANKITPNTDYTDLAQQLWLTATRHGLANNGGVYNQIDSETYLPIDKEKRIWPITEYLKAITVMPLGKEEKIHRLETALEFVQQHYFLPNGRWNEYLNADNSPKTYPLPGTSSYHIFLGVTEVLRWSEKLPVTSISRY; the protein is encoded by the coding sequence ATGTTGAACACAGCTCTTGCTATCTGCCGGTCATTTGTCTTTGAACAGTTATTACAAAACTGGTCAATCTATGGCATACACAAAGAGCTTGGTTTCAGTTATGAAAGTATGACCCATAAATGGGAAAATAACCCAGTGGGTCGAATTCGGCTATTAACACAATGCCGACAACTCTATACTTTCAGCCATGCTTGCCAAATAAAAGCTACTCCTGAGTGGCAAGTTCTGTTAACACCACTTTTTGACTTCATCATCTCTCATTATTTTCTTGAAGAGCGGTGGATATTTTCATTAAATGATGATTTAACCGTCAAGGATAAACAATCAGACGCGTATGCTATCGCCTTCGTATTGTTGGCTTTCAGCCATTATTACAAAGCAACAAATGATGAGCGCGCGCTCCAGTACATGAAAAAAACGCATCAATTTTTACTAGACAATATGCAAGCCGAGTCTGGTGGTTTTTATGAATCTTATCCAGTTGATGACAAACAAATTCGTCGTCAAAATCCACATATGCATCTATTAGAAGGTTATGTTGCAGCTTTCGAAGCCACTCAAGATGAAGACTACAAAAAGGCTATCAAGGACCTACTTTCCATTGCGCTAGCGCATTTTTATCACAAAGAAACCAAGACTCTGCGTGAATTTTTTAGTGCTGACTGGAGTCTTGATCCTCAAACAGGCCATCAAGTCGAGCCCGGCCACCACCTCGAGTGGGTATGGTTACTCTATCAAGCAAATAAAATCACCCCCAACACTGACTATACTGACTTAGCACAACAGCTATGGTTAACAGCAACCAGACATGGACTTGCAAATAATGGTGGGGTTTATAATCAGATAGACAGCGAGACATACCTACCAATCGATAAAGAAAAACGTATTTGGCCGATAACAGAATACTTAAAAGCCATTACGGTTATGCCTCTAGGCAAAGAAGAGAAAATCCATCGTTTGGAAACCGCATTAGAATTTGTTCAACAACACTACTTCCTACCAAATGGACGTTGGAATGAGTACCTTAATGCAGACAATAGCCCCAAAACATACCCACTACCCGGTACAAGTAGTTACCATATTTTTCTAGGGGTTACAGAGGTGCTAAGATGGTCTGAAAAGCTCCCTGTCACGAGCATTAGCCGTTATTGA